Genomic segment of Panicum virgatum strain AP13 chromosome 9N, P.virgatum_v5, whole genome shotgun sequence:
gctttgGAGACACAGCGCCTCGCCAAGGCGTGGCAGGACGAGTACGACGCCACCATGGCACGCGCCGCgcaggccgaggaggaggccgcgacaGCTGCTGCCGCCCGCGATGCCCCCTTGGCGTGCGCGGCccgcgagcgcgccgccgccgaagacGCCCTCGGCCCTCCGAAGCCCCCTCACCGCGACAGTGACAGCGTCCCCACCGATCTCCACGCGGCCCTGCTCCTTCACGAGGCTGCTGCCCTCTTGAATCTGCATGCGCAGGCGGTCGCCGTCACCAACATCCGCAGCCTCGTCCCGATCATCCTCGACGTCGACTCCGGTAACTTCAACCGATGGCGTGATCAGTTTCTGCTCACCCTCGGCAAGTTCTCCGTCCAGGATCACGTCCACCTCGACGCCCCTGCTGTTGCATCCCCGGACTGGACACGCATGGACTGCGTTGTCAAGTCCTGGATCCTCGGGACCCTCACCGACGACCTCGCCGAGATCATCTCCTCCCAAGGCACCTCTGCCAAGGACGCCTGGCTCACCGTCGAGTCCCTCTTCCTCAGCAACCGGGAGGCGCGCTCCATCCAGCTGGAGACGAAATTCCGTAACTTCGTCCAAGGCTACCTCTCCGTCACCGACTACTGTCGccgcatgaagaagatggccgacGACCCCGGCTCCCTCGGTGAGATCATCACCGATCGGACACTCGTCCTCAGCGTCAGCCGAGGCCTCAACGAGCGCTTCGCCCATGTTGGGACACTTCTCCGACGCGCCCGCCTCTTCCCCAGCTTCCTAGAGGCCCGTGATGACCTCGTCCTTGAGGAAATCACTCTGGAGAATCGGCAgacccctgccgccgccctcaCCGCCTCCACCAAGGCTGCGGCTTCTGcccctcagcagcagcaggctgcCTCCGGCTCCGGGGGGGGGCAACTCATCCAGCGCCAAGTCTTCGAACCATCGCAGcagacgcggcggcggcaacagcaacagcacGGGTGGCTCCGACCAGCGCGCCCAGGGGACGCAGCCACAGCAGGCTGCCGGCGCCCCTGGGGCCAAGGACGCTCCATCCAGCGCCCCCTGGCCCACCTTCTACAACCCCTGGACGGGGACCATTCAGATGTGGCCTGGTCCCCGCCCCCCTCTGGCGCCCATACCGCGACCTCCCTAGCCGCAGGCCATGTTCGCCCAGCAGCTGCCGCCCTACGtcgccccgcagcagcagcaggctgcTGCCCCCTCTTCGGCCACTGATGGCGCTGGCCAGTGGACTGCCCTAGGGCTCTACCACCCCATGGCCGGCCTCCCTTCCTGGGATCAGCAGTCACTGGCCTCCGCATTCAGCACGGCGTCGCTGAACCAGCCCCCCTCCAACGAGTGGTACTTCGACTCATGTGCTACCTCTCACATGACTTCTCTACCACATATACTTTCGCATGCCTGCTCCCCGCGGTATCCTACTCCTTCATCCATTGTTGTCGGTAATGGCTCCGTCATTCCTGTCACAGCCACTGGTTCCACAGAGTTATCTCCTTTTTTACGTCTTAATAATGTTCTTGTGTCACCACAAATTATTAAGAATCTTATCTCTGTTCGCCAGTTTACTACCGATAATAATTGCTCTGTTGAATTTGACCCCGCTGGTTGCTCTGTGAAGGCCCTTCCGTCACGGACAGAGATCGTCAGGTGCAATAGCTCCGGCCCGTTGTACCCTCTTCGTCTACCGCCAGCTTCTTCCTTCATCGCCAAAGCTACCTCTCCACTGTGGCATAGGCGTCTCGGGCACCCCGGTCATGAAGCTTTGTCAAAGCTTGCTGCTAGTATTTCCTTTCAGTTAGAGGATTGTTCACAGTTGTGTCATGCATGTCAGTTGGGGCGACATACTCGTCTGCCTTTTCATGCGTCTTCGTCTCGTGCTACACATCAGTTTGATCTTATTCATTGTGATCTTTGGACGTCTCCTGTTGCTAGCATTTCAGGATTTAAATATTATTTGGTCATACTTGATGATAGCACTCATTATCTGTGGACTTTTCCCCTACGCTTTAAGTCTGACACTTTCAGCGCGCTGTCTAACTTCATCTCCTACGCCACTACCCAATTTGGCGCCTCTGTCAAAGAAGTTCAGTGCGACAATGGCAAGGAGTTTGGACAATTCCAGTACCCACACATTCTTCCTCACTAGAGGCATTCATCTTCGCATGTCTTGCCCCTACACCTCGCCTCAGAACGGTAAAGCTGAACGTATTATTCACTCCATAAATAATGTCGTTCGCTCCCTACTGTTTCAGGCATCCATGCCACCCACCTACTTGGTTGAGGCCCTCTCCACGGCGACTTCTCTGGTTAACATCTTGCCAACCAAGACCCTCGACTTCTCCACGCCACACCTCACCCTTCTGGGCAAACCCCCGGCGTATGATCACCTTCGGGTTTTCTGTTGCAAGTGTTATCCAAACCTCTCCGCCACAACTCCACATAAACTCACCCCGCGCTCCACCCTGTGCGTCTTCCTTGGCTATTCCGCTCATCACAAAGGATACCGCTGCCTTGATCTCTCCTCCAACCGAGTCATCATCTCGCGGCAGGTCATCTTTGATGAAACTTCCTTTCCCTTTGCTGAGAACAATGGCCCTCGCCAGGCTGAGGACTTCGAGTTTTTAGATGCTACTGATGTTGTGCCCGTTCCTATTGGTTCGATGCACAAAGTTTTTCCTGCAGGACTTCCCACTGGCGCCTCCTCCAGCGCGGCGCCGGCCTCAGCTCCCCCCGTGGCTCCCGCGCCCGCGGAGCCCTAGGCGTCCTCCTCCGGGTCCCTGGTGCGCGCGCTCTACATCCCGCCTGCGCGGCGCGCGCCGGGTACCCTGACcaccgcgccacgcgcggcccccctGGAGACCAGGACTGCCTcccctgcgccacgcgcggcctcaCTGGAGTCCACTCCGGACTCACCAGTGCCACGCGCGGCGTCGCCCACAGGGTCTCCGGTGCGCGCGCTCTACGTCCCGCCCGCGCGGCGCGTACCGGGTACCCCTCCttccgcgccacgcgcggccacgTCCGACGCGCCTCCGCCGGTTTTCATCCCGCCCCCACTGCGTGAGATCACCAAGGTGTACTcacgccgcccgccggctcCTGCTCCTGTGCTCGACGGCCCGCCCCCTTTGCCCAAGGGCGCTGAGGCCATTCCTCCAGTGCGCAATGAGCATGGCATGTTGACACGGGCAAAGACTGGGTATCGGATGCCACCTCGCCCGATTCTCCACACCGCCGCCCTGTCTCCCGTCCCGAAGACCTACCGTAGTGCTCTGGCTGATCCTCATTGGCGAGCTGCTATGGTAGAGGAACATGATGCTCTTCTACAGAATCACACCTGGGATCTTGTGCCTCGTCCTGCTGGGGCCAACATTGTCACCGGGAAGTGGATCTTCAAGCACAAGTTCCGGGCGGACGGGTCTCTCGAACGATATCAGGCGCGCTGGGTTCTTCGTGGTTTTtcccagcggcctggtgtggattTCTCGGAGACTTTCAGTCCTGTGGTGAAGCCAGCCACTGTTCGCACAGTGCTCTCTTTGGCTCTCTCTCTCGGCGCTGGCCTGTTCATCAGCTCGACGTCAAGAATGCTTTTCTGCATGGTACCCTGATTGAGATAGTTTACTGCATACAGCCGTCTGGTTCTGAGGATCCCACCCATCCGGATTTTGTTTGTCGTCTGAACAAGTCCTTGTATgggttgaagcaggctcctcgggcttggtacagTCGGTTTGCTACGcatctgctctctctctctcgggttTGTGGAAGCCAAGTCAGACACCTCCCTCTTTGTGTACCGGCGCGGATCAGATACAGCATATCTACtactttatgttgatgatatcgtCCTCACTGCCTCATCCTCAGAGTTTCTTCGGCGGATTATTTCAGCTCTTCAGCAGGAGTTttctatgaaggatctcggcgAACTGCATCACTTTCTTGGTATGCATGTTCAGCGATGTGGTGatggtcttcttctttctcaGAGATAGTATATGCTTGAGATCCTTGATCGTGCTGGGATGGCAGAGTGCAAGCCATGCTCTACGCCCGTCGACACCAATCCCAAAGTCGCCGCGGCTGATGGTTCTCCTGTTTCAGATCCTACGGATTTCAGGAGTCTTGCTGGTGCTCTACAGTAATTGACGTTCACATGGCCTGATATTGCCTACGCTGTGCAGCAAGTCTATCTTCACATGCATGACCCCAGAGAGCCCCACCTTGCGGCTCTCAAACGGATCCTCCGTTATGTTCGAGGCACTCTTCACCTTGGCCTTCTGCTGCGACCGTCTTCTTCAGCTGATCTTCAGGTCTACACTGATGCTGACTGGGCAGGATGTCCCGATACGCGCAAGTCCACCTCGGGCTATGCTGTGTTTCTTGGGGACAACCTGATCTCCTGGTCCTCAAAGCGTCAGACCACCGTCTCCAGATCCAGTGTTGAAGCCGAGTACCGCGCCATGGCTAATGGTGTTGCTGAGGCCACATGGCTGCGCCAGCTCCTTCAGGAGCTTCACGCCCCTCTCCGTCGCGCCACACTGGTGTACTGTGACAACATCAGTGCAGTATACATGTCCTCCAACCCAGTCCAGCACCAGCGTACCAAGCATATTGAGATTGATCTTCACTTCGTTCGCGAGCGGGTGGCCATCAGTGATCTGAGAGTTCTGCATGTCCTGACTTCGTCCCAGTATgcagacatcttcaccaagggtcttCCATCTTCGGTGTTCACTGAGTTTAGATCCAGTTTGAACGTGCAAAGTGGTTGAcgatcagactgcgggggggggggggggggggggggggggggttagcgTGATAGATTGGGCCGCCCTGTTGGGCTGTGGGGCGCCGGCCTATTGGCCTGGCTGCCGTGGGCTTTGTGATAGATTGATTTGTATTAGGCAAAGATcatggttgattgggtgtgttctatAAACCCTAATCCTAGACTatccttgcctatatattgTACCCTCTACCCTCATTAATCAATCATCCAATTCCCGAGCCTTTCCTCGCTTTCAGGTAGGCATAACTGTAATGTCCAAGGTTTGAATTCCCCTGCAGATAGTTCAGCATCATCGGACGAAGATGAGGACCAAAATAAGCAATATGAGAGCGCTTCCCGTTTTGCCGACACACTCTCTCGTATTGGTGAGATATGCCGTGGTGTGCCTATGACATTATCTATTGAACAGTACCTGAAAAGAGATAAAGGTATGAACAATTTCACCTCAAAGGAATAAGCATTACAAATATTCAACAACTCCTACAGCTTTAACTGATATTCTTGCATTGAAAGGTGATGATCCTGGACACAGGAGCCAAAACTTGTCCGTGTGTGCCACCAAGTGCTTACCGACCTCCTTTAGTTTCAAGGGCTTGAAGGATAAAAATGATTCAGATGATGATAACAAGGAGAGTCCCACCCCATCCCGCTTACGGAAGCTGCTGCACTCTATTAGCTTCAATGACAAGATGCAGCAGTTGACTGGTGGAAGCCCAACAACAAAAAAGTCAACAGTCATCCGGCTCTCATACAAGACATCATGCGATGACTATGAAGACAGCAGTGAACTGGGTAAGTCCAGTTTCTGTTTCAGTTTGTCGCCCCTCTCAATCTAGCTAATGTTCAAAATCTCACTGTAGGTAAATCTAAGAAATATGTTGTCCGTCCAAAGGTAGGGCAAACAATCCCATGTGGAGGTGAGAAGCCGacaacaggatgttggtcaCGGATTGATCCATCCCTCTTCAAGTTGAGGAGTGAGACCTTCCTAAAGTATGACAAGAAACTTGGAAATAACGATATCAAATATGTTTATCTataagcatgaaatgagctgtATGAACCGAACATCTGATTTAAATCTTTGCAGAGATAAGAAGAAATGTGCTGCTCCAAATTATGCTGCTTATTATCCGATAGGGGTGGATTTGTTTGCCTGCACCAAGAAGGTTCATCACATTGCTCAGCACCTTGatcttccacagatcagaacaCATCCCAAGCTCCCGTCACTTTTGATTGTGAACATCCAGGTACTCCCCTGCAAATTGCATGGAAGTAGGTATAGCTTGACTATCATGTAAAGTTCTACTATTACaagctctctctctttttttctctctaaatCACAGATGCCTACCTACCCTGCTGCCATGTTCCTCGGTGACAGCGACGGAGAAGGCTTTAGCCTCGTCTTGTACTTCAGGATATCTGAATACTATGAGAAGGAGGTTTCGGATCATTTCAAGGATTCTATCATGGTTAGCCTTTTCCAGTTCACCATCTCTATTTCCCAAACAGAATTATTTTCTGTGAGCTAACAGAATCCTTCTGTCAACAGAAATTTTTTCAGAATGAATCTGAGAAGGTAAAAGGGTTTACATCAGAATCTACCACCATGTACAGAGATCGATTGAAAATCATGGCTGGATTGGTCAACCCAGATGACCTCCAGTTGGGTTCCACAGAGAAGAAGCTTGTCCAAGCATACAATGAGAAGCCAGTCCTCTCACGGCCCCAACATAATTTCTATGAGGTAAAGTGATGTACTTGTTTGAACTGTGAAGTAACACACAATGTTGTTAGGTGGTAATCAGATTGTATGGTATTCTAGAAACCACCAGTTAATGTTTATCTCTTACCTCACCAGGGAGAGAACTACTTTGAGGTAGATCTTGATATACACCGGTTCAGCTACATTGCTAGGAAGGGACTAGATTCATTTAGGGAACGCCTAAAGAATGGCATCCTCGATTTGGGTTTGACAATTCAGGTAAGTTTTCCTTTAGATTTTCACCAAATATGCATCTATCAATCTTCTTCCGCTTCTTCTACTTATTTGCAGAGAACAGATGTCCTCATGTCTTTCTTTGGGTGCAAGACAAATTTCAGATTCATCAAATACTGTTAAATTGATAATCATAGAGCTCACCGTTGACTTGCATAGAAAATTTTCCATACCCATGAATAACTAACACTGCAGTTTATCTGGAATTGCTCTTGAAATATCTCATACTCAGTCTATATTAATTGTAATTAATTATAATGATCTTGCAGGCCCAGAAGCAAGAggagctccctgagcaggtCCTCTGCTGTGTTAGGCtgaacaagattgaatttgtTAACCATGGGCAAGTTCCAACAATAGTCACAGTTGATGACAAGTGACACATTTGATCATAGTGGTTGCATGTATGAGCTATTGGAAGGCTAGACCCA
This window contains:
- the LOC120692666 gene encoding uncharacterized protein LOC120692666, with amino-acid sequence MGEALVEASADAEDECPIGDDLTEGAGVVGHLLHAATVVGDGEVALDEVTEFRLQLDGARLPVAEEEGLDGEPGVLGRGALGGDDLGEVVGEGPEDPGLDNAVHACPVRGCNSRGVEVDVILDGELAEGEQKLITPSVEVTGVDVEDDRDEAADVGDGDRLRMQIQEGSSLVKEQGRVEIGGDAVTVAVRGLRRAEGVFGGGALAGRARQGGIAGGSSCRGLLLGLRGACHGGVVLVLPRLGEALCLQSGGAGGLLRLAAGELVILGGLGGGGWGLRSRACHGAGLGGGAREGVGATRRKAGAQALHGRAPAC
- the LOC120692667 gene encoding uncharacterized protein LOC120692667; protein product: MGSCTSKAALEHRRPARYYTRGRRVRSRSRSIMPEAPQSQQLSDTRGRMTGFSMSEIVHVETANRGKSELSKTFHLTQMQWHHSQRDCKGCSNEDAWFDSVSILEDDSDDEFKSVDGDSSASSDEDEDQNKQYESASRFADTLSRIGEICRGVPMTLSIEQYLKRDKGDDPGHRSQNLSVCATKCLPTSFSFKGLKDKNDSDDDNKESPTPSRLRKLLHSISFNDKMQQLTGGSPTTKKSTVIRLSYKTSCDDYEDSSELGKSTNVQNLTVGKSKKYVVRPKVGQTIPCGGEKPTTGCWSRIDPSLFKLRSETFLKDKKKCAAPNYAAYYPIGVDLFACTKKVHHIAQHLDLPQIRTHPKLPSLLIVNIQMPTYPAAMFLGDSDGEGFSLVLYFRISEYYEKEVSDHFKDSIMKFFQNESEKVKGFTSESTTMYRDRLKIMAGLVNPDDLQLGSTEKKLVQAYNEKPVLSRPQHNFYEGENYFEVDLDIHRFSYIARKGLDSFRERLKNGILDLGLTIQAQKQEELPEQVLCCVRLNKIEFVNHGQVPTIVTVDDK